A single region of the Actinoplanes sp. SE50/110 genome encodes:
- a CDS encoding SCO1664 family protein produces MTAEPTEVLAEADALELLARGQIEIEGRLVDASNTTLRAEISLAGLTRRCVYKPVRGERPLWDFPDGTLAGREVSAYLVSQATGWDLVPPTILRDGPLGPGMLQLWIDEPEAAESLIGFVPAYDVPAGWFPVAAARDDDGDAYALAHADDPRLARLAVFDAVINNADRKGGHVLYPSTGTVHGVDHGVSFHVENKLRTVLWGWTGKPLPAEAAEVLGRLAAGLDGPLGEALEEHLTVAEVQHVRLRVKRLLRAGRFPKPPTDWPAIPWPPI; encoded by the coding sequence GTGACAGCCGAGCCGACCGAGGTGCTCGCCGAGGCCGACGCCCTGGAGCTGCTGGCCCGCGGGCAGATCGAGATCGAGGGCCGGCTGGTCGACGCGTCGAACACGACGCTGCGCGCCGAGATCAGCCTGGCCGGGCTCACCCGCCGGTGCGTCTACAAGCCGGTCCGCGGCGAGCGCCCGCTCTGGGACTTCCCGGACGGCACGCTGGCCGGCCGCGAGGTGTCGGCCTACCTGGTGTCCCAGGCCACCGGGTGGGACCTGGTGCCACCGACGATCCTGCGGGACGGCCCGCTCGGCCCCGGCATGCTGCAGCTCTGGATCGACGAGCCGGAGGCGGCCGAGTCACTGATCGGGTTCGTGCCGGCCTACGACGTGCCGGCGGGATGGTTTCCGGTGGCCGCGGCCCGGGACGACGACGGCGACGCCTACGCGCTGGCGCACGCCGACGACCCCCGCCTGGCCCGGCTCGCCGTCTTCGACGCGGTGATCAACAACGCCGACCGCAAGGGCGGCCACGTGCTCTACCCGTCGACCGGCACGGTGCACGGCGTCGACCACGGCGTCAGCTTCCACGTGGAGAACAAGCTGCGCACCGTGCTGTGGGGCTGGACCGGCAAGCCGCTGCCCGCCGAGGCCGCCGAGGTGCTCGGCCGGCTCGCGGCGGGCTTGGACGGGCCGCTCGGCGAGGCGCTGGAGGAGCACCTGACCGTCGCCGAGGTGCAGCACGTCCGGCTGCGGGTGAAACGGCTGCTGCGGGCCGGCCGCTTCCCGAAACCGCCGACCGACTGGCCGGCCATCCCGTGGCCGCCGATCTAG
- a CDS encoding histidine phosphatase family protein, which yields MATVLLLRHGRTTANATGELAGRRPVELDETGRTQSGRVAGRLRGLPLAAVVSSPLIRCRQTVELALPGVTPVLEDGLIECGYGEWEGRPLKELAKEPLWPVVQQHPSAVTFPGGESMAAMSARGVAAIRDWDARVTAEHGAGAIWLACSHGDVIKAIVADAMGLHLDQFQRIVADPASITVIRYTSTRPFLVRVNDTGELASLVPPKIDGDKPAESSDAAVGGGAGGGV from the coding sequence GTGGCCACCGTCCTGTTGCTGCGGCACGGCCGCACCACCGCGAACGCCACCGGCGAGCTGGCCGGCCGCCGCCCGGTCGAGCTCGACGAGACCGGCCGCACCCAGTCCGGCCGGGTCGCCGGCCGGCTCCGCGGCCTGCCCCTGGCGGCCGTGGTGTCCAGCCCGCTGATCCGCTGCCGGCAGACCGTCGAGCTGGCGCTGCCCGGGGTCACCCCGGTGCTGGAGGACGGGCTGATCGAGTGCGGGTACGGCGAGTGGGAGGGCCGCCCGCTCAAGGAGTTGGCCAAGGAGCCGCTCTGGCCGGTGGTGCAGCAGCACCCCAGCGCGGTCACCTTCCCCGGCGGCGAGTCGATGGCCGCCATGTCGGCGCGCGGCGTCGCGGCGATCCGCGACTGGGACGCCCGGGTCACCGCCGAGCACGGGGCCGGGGCGATCTGGCTGGCCTGCAGCCACGGCGATGTGATCAAGGCCATCGTGGCCGACGCGATGGGGCTGCACCTCGACCAGTTCCAGCGGATCGTCGCCGACCCGGCATCGATCACGGTGATCCGGTACACGTCGACCCGGCCGTTCCTCGTCCGGGTGAACGACACCGGCGAGCTGGCCTCCCTCGTACCGCCGAAAATCGATGGGGACAAGCCCGCCGAGAGCAGTGACGCGGCGGTCGGCGGCGGCGCCGGAGGCGGCGTCTGA
- a CDS encoding alpha/beta fold hydrolase, translating into MHDFRRLSVLLAPAAWGVVAARWTPHGPLTGAEALWSVLISAGVGFGAGRVLRSRWSIPLTPIWYVLCLEMSRVPPDPPHVSLLGVVTALTGRGVHGLLSVFPMALAAAYGCGFRRRRGRFLAGGGTLVLLLILVAVAIPARTPGIPGGVAELTTVPAAGHRLTVMIRGRDRTRPVLLFVPGAPGGSELGAMRAHLAGLEAHFVVATMERRGGGASYAALDPVSSVTPAGSVADILAVTDHLRSRFQRDRIVLLAHSGGSLLAVFAVRQHPEKYAAYVGTGQAVDVEASDQIFYDDILAWARATGKADVVRTLRRQGRPPYRSFWAYEPFLLHENEAYAQRAAPLEVSGPEYTLLQKAHTLNAIVDTWAALYPREQGIDLRRDVPELAVPAYFVQGGREMRGLSVLFADWYATLRAPVKRLVTIPGAGHRAMFEEPAAFTAALTTLLAP; encoded by the coding sequence ATGCATGATTTCCGCCGACTGTCGGTTCTGCTCGCCCCGGCTGCCTGGGGCGTCGTCGCCGCGCGCTGGACCCCGCACGGCCCGCTCACCGGTGCCGAGGCCCTCTGGTCGGTGCTGATCAGCGCCGGCGTGGGCTTCGGCGCGGGCCGCGTGCTGCGCTCGCGGTGGTCGATTCCCCTGACCCCGATCTGGTACGTGCTGTGCCTGGAGATGTCCCGGGTGCCGCCGGATCCGCCGCACGTGAGTCTTCTCGGGGTGGTCACCGCGCTCACCGGGCGCGGCGTGCACGGCCTGTTGTCGGTGTTCCCGATGGCCCTCGCCGCGGCGTACGGATGCGGCTTCCGGCGCCGCCGCGGCCGGTTCCTGGCCGGCGGGGGGACGCTGGTGCTGCTGCTGATCCTGGTCGCGGTGGCGATCCCGGCCCGCACGCCCGGCATCCCGGGCGGCGTCGCCGAGCTGACCACCGTGCCGGCGGCCGGGCACCGCCTCACCGTGATGATCCGTGGCCGGGACCGGACCCGGCCGGTCCTGCTGTTCGTCCCGGGCGCGCCCGGCGGCTCCGAGCTGGGCGCGATGCGGGCCCACCTGGCCGGGCTGGAGGCACACTTCGTGGTGGCCACCATGGAGCGCCGCGGGGGTGGTGCGTCCTATGCGGCCCTCGACCCGGTGTCCAGCGTGACGCCGGCCGGGTCGGTGGCGGACATCCTGGCGGTCACCGATCATCTGCGGTCCCGGTTTCAGCGGGACCGGATCGTGCTGCTGGCCCACTCCGGCGGCTCCCTGCTGGCGGTGTTCGCGGTCCGGCAGCACCCGGAGAAGTACGCGGCCTACGTCGGCACCGGGCAGGCGGTCGACGTCGAGGCCAGCGACCAGATCTTCTACGACGACATCCTGGCCTGGGCCCGCGCCACCGGGAAGGCGGACGTGGTGCGGACCCTGCGGCGGCAGGGGCGGCCGCCGTATCGCAGCTTCTGGGCGTACGAGCCGTTCCTGCTGCACGAGAACGAGGCGTACGCGCAGCGGGCCGCCCCGCTGGAGGTCTCCGGCCCGGAGTACACGCTGCTGCAGAAGGCGCACACGCTGAACGCGATCGTCGACACCTGGGCCGCGCTGTACCCCCGCGAGCAGGGCATCGATCTGCGCCGCGACGTGCCTGAACTCGCGGTGCCGGCCTACTTCGTGCAGGGCGGCCGGGAGATGCGCGGCCTGAGCGTCCTGTTCGCCGACTGGTACGCGACGCTGCGCGCCCCCGTCAAGCGCCTCGTGACGATCCCCGGCGCGGGACACCGGGCGATGTTCGAGGAACCGGCCGCGTTCACCGCCGCGCTCACCACGCTGCTGGCCCCGTGA
- a CDS encoding PAC2 family protein has translation MTEFDGLPLLRSPVAIAAFEGWNDAADASTAAVEHLEQVWEAREVTSIDPEDFYDFQVSRPTITMAEGETRKIEWPTTRFTVASPPGSDRDVVLIRGIEPSMRWRTFCESVLEICHSLEVNRIVLLGALLADVPYTRPLPISGSASAQEIAEKYNVVPTRYDGPTGIVGVLQEAATRAELDALSFWVHVPHYANNPPCPKATLALLSRIEDVLDLPVPMADLAQEADEWEKRVHAAAEQDAELGEYVRELEERVGDAGIQPLTGDEIASEFEKYLRRRGGSAGPTAGSW, from the coding sequence ATGACTGAGTTCGACGGCCTCCCGCTGCTCCGCTCCCCCGTGGCCATCGCCGCCTTCGAGGGCTGGAACGATGCTGCGGACGCTTCCACCGCGGCCGTGGAACACCTCGAGCAGGTCTGGGAGGCCCGTGAGGTCACCAGCATCGACCCCGAGGACTTCTACGACTTCCAGGTGAGCCGCCCCACCATCACCATGGCCGAGGGCGAGACCCGCAAAATCGAGTGGCCCACCACCCGGTTCACCGTGGCCAGCCCGCCCGGCAGCGACCGCGACGTGGTGCTGATCCGCGGCATCGAACCGAGCATGCGCTGGCGCACCTTCTGCGAGTCGGTCCTGGAGATCTGCCACAGCCTCGAGGTCAACCGGATCGTGCTGCTCGGCGCCCTGCTCGCCGACGTCCCCTACACCCGGCCCCTGCCGATCAGCGGCAGCGCGTCGGCCCAGGAGATCGCCGAGAAGTACAACGTGGTCCCCACCCGCTACGACGGCCCCACCGGCATCGTCGGCGTCCTGCAGGAGGCCGCCACCCGCGCCGAACTCGACGCCCTGTCCTTCTGGGTGCACGTCCCGCACTACGCCAACAACCCGCCCTGCCCCAAGGCGACCCTGGCCCTGCTCAGCCGCATCGAGGACGTCCTCGACCTGCCGGTCCCGATGGCCGATCTGGCCCAGGAGGCCGACGAGTGGGAGAAGCGCGTCCACGCCGCCGCCGAGCAGGACGCCGAGCTCGGCGAATACGTCCGCGAACTGGAGGAACGCGTCGGTGACGCGGGCATCCAGCCGCTCACCGGCGACGAGATCGCCAGCGAGTTCGAGAAATACCTGCGCCGCCGCGGCGGCTCCGCCGGCCCCACCGCCGGCTCCTGGTAG
- a CDS encoding DUF3090 domain-containing protein, producing MTHQVHAFEPPERFVAGTVGEPGDRTFYLQARGGGRVISVALEKVQVSLLAEKLEELLLEANKRFGVTLPEAPLLAVHDNEPLDTPVDEEFRVGTLGLAFDVDTATVVIEAIEAGEAEVEISGDPLAEDDTEDEGDDEDEDDEPDDDLDRLRVRLTPEATRAFIDRARRVVAAGRPPCPLCGQPLDPGGHLCPRHNGYHR from the coding sequence ATGACCCACCAAGTGCATGCCTTCGAGCCGCCCGAGCGGTTCGTCGCCGGGACGGTGGGCGAGCCCGGGGACCGGACGTTCTACCTGCAGGCCCGCGGTGGCGGCCGGGTGATCAGTGTCGCCCTGGAGAAGGTCCAGGTGTCACTGCTCGCCGAGAAGCTCGAAGAGCTCCTGCTGGAGGCGAACAAGCGGTTCGGGGTCACCCTGCCCGAGGCCCCGCTGCTGGCCGTGCACGACAACGAGCCGCTGGACACCCCGGTCGACGAGGAGTTCCGGGTCGGCACGCTGGGACTGGCCTTCGACGTCGACACGGCCACCGTGGTGATCGAGGCGATCGAGGCCGGCGAGGCCGAGGTCGAGATCTCCGGCGACCCGCTCGCCGAGGACGACACCGAGGACGAGGGCGACGACGAGGACGAGGACGACGAGCCCGACGACGACCTCGACCGGCTCCGGGTCCGGCTGACCCCCGAGGCCACCCGGGCGTTCATCGACCGGGCCCGCCGCGTGGTCGCCGCCGGCCGGCCGCCGTGCCCGCTCTGCGGCCAGCCGCTCGACCCGGGCGGCCACCTCTGCCCCCGGCACAACGGTTACCACCGGTGA
- a CDS encoding LLM class F420-dependent oxidoreductase has protein sequence MRLGLSLGYQTAWSTPADHLAMAREADRLGYAVVWAAEAYGSDTVSMLAWIAGQTERIDIGSAVLQIPARTPAMTAMTAATLDTLSGSRFRLGLGVSGPQVSEGWHGVRFAKPLARTREYVDIVKMALRRDRVQYDGEHYQLPLPGGAGKAIKLGFHPPRTEIPIYLAAVGPKNLELAGEVADGWLAIFFAPDAADDQLRHIAAGRARHGQGLAGFDVAPSVPVVVGDDISACADVVRWYAALYIGGMGSREQNFYNQLAVRMGYADAARRVQDLYLNRQVAEAAEAVPQEFIERTSIIGNKAQITKRIREYAAAGVGTLSISPYVGDLQSGLDTLRVVAEAYEESGVAR, from the coding sequence GTGCGGCTCGGACTCAGTCTCGGCTACCAGACGGCGTGGAGCACGCCCGCCGACCACCTCGCCATGGCCCGGGAGGCCGACCGGCTCGGCTACGCGGTGGTCTGGGCCGCCGAGGCGTACGGATCGGACACGGTCAGCATGCTGGCCTGGATCGCCGGCCAGACGGAACGGATCGACATCGGCTCGGCGGTGCTGCAGATCCCGGCCCGCACCCCGGCGATGACCGCGATGACCGCGGCCACCCTGGACACCCTGTCCGGCAGCCGGTTCCGGCTCGGCCTCGGCGTCTCCGGCCCGCAGGTCTCGGAGGGCTGGCACGGCGTGAGATTCGCCAAGCCGCTCGCCCGGACCAGGGAGTATGTCGACATCGTCAAGATGGCGCTGCGCCGCGACCGGGTGCAGTACGACGGCGAGCACTACCAGCTGCCGCTGCCCGGCGGCGCCGGCAAGGCGATCAAGCTCGGCTTCCACCCGCCGCGCACCGAGATCCCGATCTACCTGGCCGCCGTCGGGCCGAAGAATCTGGAGCTCGCCGGCGAGGTCGCGGACGGCTGGCTGGCCATCTTCTTCGCCCCGGACGCCGCCGACGACCAGCTGCGGCACATCGCCGCCGGTCGCGCCCGGCACGGTCAGGGCCTGGCCGGCTTCGACGTGGCGCCCAGCGTGCCGGTGGTGGTCGGCGACGACATCTCGGCCTGCGCCGACGTGGTCCGGTGGTACGCCGCGCTCTACATCGGCGGGATGGGCAGCCGGGAGCAGAACTTCTACAACCAGCTTGCGGTACGGATGGGGTACGCGGACGCCGCGCGCCGCGTCCAGGATCTGTACCTGAACAGGCAGGTGGCCGAGGCGGCCGAGGCGGTGCCCCAGGAGTTCATCGAACGCACCTCGATCATCGGCAACAAGGCGCAGATCACCAAACGGATCAGGGAGTACGCGGCGGCCGGCGTCGGCACCCTGTCGATCAGCCCGTACGTCGGCGACCTGCAGTCCGGCCTCGACACGTTGCGCGTGGTCGCCGAGGCGTACGAAGAGTCCGGCGTGGCCCGCTAG
- a CDS encoding helix-turn-helix transcriptional regulator: MTDRLSVIFAALADPTRRAILARLAEGEATVTELAEPFDISLPAISRHLKVLETAGLISRSRSAQWRSSRLEAAPLREATAWMERYRRFWDENFARLDAHLKRLQEEKP; the protein is encoded by the coding sequence GTGACCGACCGGCTCAGCGTGATCTTCGCGGCCCTGGCCGATCCGACGCGGCGGGCGATCCTGGCCCGGCTCGCCGAGGGTGAGGCGACCGTGACCGAGCTCGCCGAGCCGTTCGACATCAGCCTCCCGGCGATCTCCCGGCATCTGAAGGTGCTGGAGACCGCCGGTCTCATCTCGCGCAGCCGCTCGGCGCAGTGGCGCTCCAGCCGGCTGGAGGCGGCGCCGCTGCGCGAGGCGACAGCCTGGATGGAGCGGTATCGCCGGTTCTGGGACGAGAATTTCGCGCGCCTCGACGCCCATCTCAAGCGCCTGCAGGAGGAGAAGCCATGA
- a CDS encoding sensor histidine kinase → MLLLLLVSDPGGPRAAVRDRLADAVAIALALLYGATMMLLGDAMRPGAAIPWPADLALGVLGAAALLFRRRHPLAVLLALLPLGAVSVTATGPVLVALFTAAIRLRFPLVLALGAVNLATGGLYFVLQQRPAYDVWVDFVVRGVITTAALGWGSFVRAYRRLTTSLREHAARLEADRHLGAERARLAERARIAREMHDVLAHRMSLISLHAGALEVRAALRPEELRVAAGAIRTGAHEALEELRAVVGVPRGRPEPPQPGLADVADLVASVRAAGMRVGFDSTVPAGAPVVLGRTAYRIVQEGLTNARRHGSEPAATVRMAGAAGRGLRITIINPIGGTPDPAPPRTGLGLVGIGERVALAGGEFRYGAERDVFRLEAELPWPA, encoded by the coding sequence ATGCTGCTCCTGCTGCTGGTATCCGATCCGGGTGGGCCGCGCGCCGCCGTCCGGGACCGGCTCGCCGATGCCGTCGCGATCGCGCTCGCGCTGCTCTACGGCGCGACGATGATGCTGCTCGGCGACGCGATGCGCCCCGGGGCGGCGATCCCGTGGCCGGCCGACCTGGCGCTCGGCGTGCTCGGCGCGGCCGCGCTGCTGTTCCGACGGCGGCATCCGCTCGCCGTGCTGCTGGCGCTGCTGCCGCTCGGGGCGGTGTCGGTGACCGCCACCGGACCGGTCCTGGTGGCGCTGTTCACCGCCGCGATCCGGCTGCGCTTCCCGCTGGTGCTGGCGCTGGGCGCGGTCAACCTCGCCACCGGCGGGCTGTACTTCGTGCTGCAGCAGCGCCCGGCCTACGACGTCTGGGTCGACTTCGTGGTCCGCGGGGTGATCACGACGGCGGCGCTGGGCTGGGGGTCGTTCGTGCGGGCCTACCGGCGGCTGACCACCTCGCTGCGCGAGCACGCCGCACGGCTGGAGGCGGACCGGCATCTGGGTGCGGAGCGGGCCCGGCTGGCCGAGCGGGCCCGGATCGCCCGGGAGATGCACGACGTGCTCGCCCACCGGATGTCGCTGATCAGTCTGCACGCCGGCGCGCTGGAGGTACGGGCGGCGCTGCGGCCGGAGGAGCTGCGCGTGGCGGCCGGGGCGATCCGCACCGGCGCGCACGAGGCGCTGGAGGAGTTGCGCGCGGTGGTCGGGGTGCCGCGGGGGCGCCCGGAGCCGCCGCAGCCCGGCCTCGCCGACGTGGCGGACCTGGTGGCGAGCGTGCGGGCGGCCGGGATGCGGGTCGGTTTCGACAGCACGGTGCCGGCCGGGGCGCCCGTGGTGCTGGGGCGCACCGCCTACCGGATCGTGCAGGAGGGGCTGACGAACGCGCGACGGCACGGGTCGGAGCCGGCCGCGACGGTGCGCATGGCGGGCGCCGCCGGCCGCGGCCTGCGGATCACGATCATCAACCCGATCGGCGGTACGCCGGATCCGGCGCCGCCGCGCACCGGCCTCGGCCTGGTCGGGATCGGCGAGCGGGTGGCCCTGGCCGGCGGGGAGTTCCGCTACGGCGCGGAGCGCGACGTGTTCCGCCTGGAGGCGGAGCTGCCGTGGCCGGCCTGA
- a CDS encoding response regulator transcription factor, giving the protein MAGLTGDPDSPAAAGDGGVRPIRVAIVDDDPLVRAGLRILVGGSPEIEVVAEAADGAEAIRAAQAHWPDVMLMDVRMPRVDGLVATRRIRERAGAPQVIVLTTFDVDDYVLEALRGGASGFLLKDTPPLEILAAVRTVAAGKAILSPGVIRRLIDHVADPAAGTRRARARGRLDDLTGREREVAVLVGQGCANAEIAARLGMSVPTAKGHVSRLLTKLDLNNRVQIALLVHDAELI; this is encoded by the coding sequence GTGGCCGGCCTGACGGGCGATCCCGATTCTCCCGCGGCCGCCGGCGACGGCGGGGTGCGGCCGATCCGGGTGGCGATCGTGGACGACGATCCGCTGGTGCGGGCCGGGCTGCGGATCCTGGTGGGCGGTTCGCCGGAGATCGAGGTGGTGGCCGAGGCGGCAGACGGCGCGGAGGCGATCCGGGCCGCGCAGGCGCACTGGCCGGACGTGATGCTGATGGACGTGCGGATGCCGCGGGTGGACGGCCTGGTCGCGACGCGGCGGATCCGGGAGCGGGCGGGTGCTCCGCAGGTGATCGTGCTGACCACCTTCGACGTGGACGACTACGTGCTGGAGGCGCTGCGGGGCGGGGCGAGCGGGTTCCTGCTGAAGGACACGCCGCCGCTGGAGATCCTGGCGGCGGTGCGGACGGTGGCCGCGGGGAAGGCGATCCTCTCCCCCGGGGTGATCCGGCGGCTGATCGATCACGTCGCCGATCCGGCGGCGGGGACCCGGCGGGCCCGGGCGCGGGGCCGGCTGGACGACCTCACCGGCCGGGAGCGGGAGGTCGCGGTGCTGGTGGGGCAGGGCTGCGCGAACGCGGAGATCGCCGCCCGGCTGGGCATGAGCGTGCCGACCGCGAAGGGGCACGTGTCCCGGTTGCTGACCAAGCTGGACCTGAACAACCGGGTGCAGATCGCTCTCCTGGTGCACGACGCCGAGCTGATCTGA
- the mshC gene encoding cysteine--1-D-myo-inosityl 2-amino-2-deoxy-alpha-D-glucopyranoside ligase, which produces MDAWTGHDVPTLPGDAPTLKLYDSARRSVHPVTAGGAAGGAATMYVCGITPYDATHLGHAATMIAFDLVNRLWRDAGHPVTYVQNVTDIDDPLLERAERDGEDWVVLAMRETALFREDMEALRIIPPAHYVGAVESIPAIAGHVRDLVANGAAYRLDDGTGDVYFDITAAPRWGYESNLSRPEMTELSAERGGDPGRPGKRDPLDPLLWRGARDGEPVWDGGDLGPGRPGWHIECATIALNLLGDTIDVQGGGSDLLYPHHECSAAHAEVLTGAAPFAGHYVHAGMIGLDGEKMSKSKGNLVFVSRLRADGIDPMAVRLGLLTGHYRADREWTDEVRKAGEQRLARWREAAAAPAGPSGTGLLGAVREALTDDLDAPAALAVVDAWVEAALSGAGDDTAGPALMAQTVDALLGVRL; this is translated from the coding sequence ATGGACGCTTGGACCGGGCATGACGTGCCGACCCTGCCGGGGGACGCCCCCACGCTGAAGCTGTACGACTCGGCGCGCCGGTCGGTGCATCCGGTCACGGCGGGCGGCGCGGCCGGCGGCGCCGCGACGATGTATGTCTGTGGCATCACCCCCTACGACGCCACCCACCTCGGCCACGCCGCCACGATGATCGCGTTCGACCTGGTCAACCGTCTGTGGCGGGACGCCGGGCACCCGGTCACCTACGTGCAGAACGTGACCGACATCGACGACCCGCTGCTGGAGCGCGCCGAGCGCGACGGTGAGGACTGGGTCGTCCTGGCGATGCGCGAGACCGCCCTGTTCCGCGAGGACATGGAGGCGCTGCGGATCATCCCGCCGGCCCACTACGTCGGCGCCGTCGAGTCCATCCCGGCGATTGCGGGGCACGTCCGCGACCTGGTCGCCAATGGCGCGGCGTACCGTCTCGACGACGGCACCGGCGACGTCTACTTCGACATCACCGCCGCACCCCGCTGGGGCTACGAGTCGAACCTGTCCCGCCCCGAGATGACCGAGCTCTCCGCCGAGCGTGGCGGCGACCCCGGCCGCCCCGGCAAACGCGATCCGCTCGACCCGTTGCTGTGGCGCGGGGCCCGCGACGGCGAGCCGGTCTGGGACGGCGGCGACCTCGGCCCGGGCCGTCCCGGCTGGCACATCGAGTGCGCCACCATCGCGCTCAACCTGCTCGGTGACACGATCGACGTGCAGGGTGGCGGCAGCGACCTGCTCTACCCGCACCACGAGTGCTCGGCGGCGCACGCCGAGGTGCTCACCGGCGCGGCGCCGTTCGCCGGGCACTACGTGCACGCCGGCATGATCGGCCTGGACGGGGAGAAGATGTCGAAGTCCAAGGGCAACCTGGTCTTCGTCTCCCGGCTGCGGGCCGACGGGATCGACCCGATGGCGGTCCGGCTCGGGCTGCTCACCGGGCACTACCGCGCCGACCGGGAGTGGACCGACGAGGTGCGCAAGGCGGGCGAGCAGCGGCTGGCCCGCTGGCGGGAGGCGGCGGCCGCGCCGGCCGGTCCGTCCGGCACGGGGCTGCTCGGCGCGGTCCGCGAGGCCCTCACCGACGACCTGGACGCGCCCGCGGCGCTGGCCGTGGTCGACGCGTGGGTCGAGGCGGCGCTGTCCGGGGCCGGGGACGACACCGCGGGTCCGGCGCTGATGGCGCAGACCGTCGACGCGCTGCTGGGCGTCCGGCTCTGA
- a CDS encoding GntR family transcriptional regulator, with amino-acid sequence MTINPGAAEFPHRQIAAQLRERVRRGEWQPGERLPSIPGIAEMFGVAKQTVQRAVDQLRVEGVLITKPGSGTYVRGTRRRLNRLSRGRYGAHRGYHADLAARYRQQLVGVGREAAPPEVTDAFGVRDGTEMLVRRHIVRTDEATVELGASWFRVADTSGTTLERPEAFGRPLYQEAEEALGRRYTTATDTITARQPSREEAEILQIRPDTPVLHLLHVAFDETRKPIEVAQATWPGPMTTLTEEYRIPSPTPDPDPDPGLALA; translated from the coding sequence ATGACGATCAACCCGGGCGCCGCCGAGTTCCCGCATCGGCAGATCGCGGCACAGCTGCGGGAGCGGGTGCGCCGCGGTGAGTGGCAGCCGGGTGAGCGTCTGCCGTCGATCCCGGGCATCGCGGAGATGTTCGGGGTGGCCAAGCAGACCGTGCAGCGGGCCGTCGACCAGCTGCGGGTCGAGGGGGTCCTGATCACCAAGCCGGGCTCCGGCACGTACGTCCGGGGCACCCGCCGGCGGCTGAACCGCCTGTCCCGGGGCCGGTACGGCGCGCACCGCGGCTACCACGCCGACCTCGCCGCTCGCTACCGCCAGCAACTCGTCGGCGTCGGCCGGGAGGCGGCGCCGCCGGAGGTGACCGACGCATTCGGGGTTCGCGACGGCACCGAGATGCTGGTTCGCCGGCACATCGTGCGCACCGACGAGGCCACCGTGGAGCTCGGCGCGTCCTGGTTCCGGGTGGCCGACACCAGCGGCACCACCCTGGAACGCCCGGAGGCTTTCGGGCGCCCGCTCTACCAGGAGGCCGAGGAGGCGCTGGGCCGCCGCTACACCACCGCCACCGACACGATCACCGCCCGGCAGCCGAGCCGGGAGGAGGCGGAGATCCTGCAGATCCGGCCGGACACACCGGTGCTGCACCTGCTGCACGTGGCCTTCGACGAGACGCGCAAACCGATCGAGGTGGCCCAGGCGACCTGGCCCGGCCCGATGACCACGCTGACCGAGGAGTACCGGATCCCGTCGCCCACCCCCGACCCGGACCCGGATCCCGGCCTGGCGCTGGCCTGA